The following are encoded together in the Candidatus Eisenbacteria bacterium genome:
- a CDS encoding tetratricopeptide repeat protein translates to MAGAGTLLLTVTATQACTGFVFKSGEIVYAGGNEDYDFKEFNIWFEPAATEDEYGSVFIGYEIAEGRYFPFHGLNTAGLYYDSFGSGPKDLTEMRKLPQYDGERELFEDVLMKTATVEEAIEFLSGYYHELYEQNMALYGDAAGNAAVKEGDVVVRSDDDDFVLTNFMLSKTDKPLEACDRYRMTTEMLDAGEPSLELARAILSNTHNEGRNATKYSVICDLTNQIMYIYYFHNFEEVYVLNLKEELKQGRRRFPLKDLFSENWQEKVWTVEYGPREPDEEAEINRLGYALLAHDLVDAAIQVFTANTEHYPNSWNTWDSLGEAYHLKGDRQKAAEYYKRSVELNPDNTNGKKMLEELE, encoded by the coding sequence ATGGCCGGGGCCGGAACTCTGCTTCTCACGGTAACCGCAACCCAGGCCTGCACGGGGTTTGTCTTCAAATCCGGAGAGATCGTTTATGCCGGAGGCAACGAGGACTACGATTTCAAGGAGTTCAATATCTGGTTCGAACCTGCTGCCACCGAAGATGAGTATGGCTCCGTATTCATCGGGTATGAAATCGCAGAGGGCCGATACTTCCCCTTCCATGGCCTTAATACAGCCGGCCTCTACTATGACTCCTTCGGGAGCGGTCCCAAGGACCTTACGGAGATGAGGAAGCTCCCGCAATATGACGGTGAGCGCGAGTTGTTTGAGGATGTGTTGATGAAGACCGCAACCGTGGAAGAAGCCATAGAGTTTCTTAGCGGCTACTACCATGAGCTCTATGAGCAGAACATGGCTCTGTATGGCGATGCTGCCGGCAACGCCGCGGTCAAAGAAGGTGACGTCGTGGTAAGAAGCGATGATGACGACTTCGTTCTCACCAACTTCATGCTGAGCAAGACCGACAAACCACTGGAGGCGTGTGACCGCTATCGTATGACAACTGAAATGCTCGACGCGGGTGAGCCTAGCCTGGAACTCGCCCGGGCGATTCTCTCCAACACCCACAACGAAGGCCGGAACGCAACGAAGTATAGCGTCATATGCGACCTCACCAACCAGATCATGTACATATACTATTTCCATAACTTCGAGGAGGTGTATGTCTTAAATCTGAAGGAAGAGTTGAAGCAGGGTCGGCGCCGATTCCCTCTCAAAGACCTCTTCTCAGAGAATTGGCAGGAGAAAGTGTGGACGGTGGAATATGGACCGAGGGAGCCGGATGAAGAAGCCGAAATCAACAGATTGGGATACGCCCTTCTCGCCCATGACCTCGTCGATGCGGCCATTCAGGTCTTCACGGCCAACACCGAGCACTACCCCAACTCCTGGAACACTTGGGACAGCTTGGGAGAAGCATACCATCTCAAAGGGGACAGGCAGAAGGCCGCGGAGTATTATAAGAGGTCCGTGGAGCTGAACCCAGACAATACCAATGGGAAGAAGATGCTGGAAGAACTGGAGTGA
- a CDS encoding T9SS type A sorting domain-containing protein, translating to MRRHALFAGIFLFLSSSVLGQSYDMKIHLANGESVIISLDDIQRIEFSGIAMGVEDSTGLGAVARAILMLQNYPNPFTPSTTIEYEIPAEADVTVRIFDVKGAQVRELVRETQGGGRHRVAWDGTDANRARVASGMYFYSVESGGQNLTRRLILVR from the coding sequence ATGAGAAGACACGCGTTGTTCGCCGGCATCTTCCTCTTTCTTAGCTCGAGCGTTCTCGGCCAAAGCTATGATATGAAGATCCATCTCGCCAACGGGGAATCCGTCATCATTTCACTCGACGACATCCAGCGCATCGAGTTCTCGGGAATCGCCATGGGAGTGGAAGACTCCACGGGTCTTGGGGCCGTCGCGCGCGCGATCCTGATGCTGCAGAACTATCCGAATCCCTTCACTCCTTCTACCACCATCGAATACGAGATCCCGGCCGAAGCGGATGTCACGGTCCGCATCTTCGATGTCAAGGGCGCCCAGGTCAGGGAACTGGTGCGCGAGACCCAAGGGGGAGGGCGGCACCGGGTGGCCTGGGACGGCACGGACGCCAACCGAGCGCGGGTCGCCAGCGGGATGTACTTCTATTCGGTGGAATCCGGCGGGCAGAACCTTACCCGGCGGCTAATCTTGGTCAGGTGA